The Zingiber officinale cultivar Zhangliang chromosome 9A, Zo_v1.1, whole genome shotgun sequence genome window below encodes:
- the LOC122021823 gene encoding kinesin-like protein KIN-8A, protein MPVSTRGQISACRDGLPSACQDREGQPERARLLRDPHRGLRDKLRALTLMYEQQRSHAAARTTGSSIDSRVLASHHPSVELVDSGRRRWKMENEIPHEPEDREPIRPEIKNRIMFPESEAAKENREVRDQNRIIVFSSSSPNKVTEVTSGAEEVAAKKLSLRELISAGMQSEGRIERGKTDYRVATAVETGSQESRGNQFKTEESREGGGSRINVFVRLRPMAKKEKDAGSRCCVKIVNRKDVYLTEFASETDYLRLKRVRGRHFCFDASFPDSTSQQEVYTTTTSDLVEGVLQGRNGSVFCYGATGAGKTYTMLGTIENPGVMVLAIKDLFSKIRQRSYDGDHSVQLSYLEVYNETVRDLLSPGRPLVLREDKQGIVAAGLTQYRAYTTDEVMSLLQQGNQNRTTEPTRVNETSSRSHAILQVVAEYKCNDSGSIIKRIGKLSLIDLAGSERALATDQRTQRSIEGANINRSLLALSSCINALVEGKKHIPYRNSKLTQLLKDSLGGPCNTVMIANISPSNLSFGETQNTLHWADRAKEIKTKGCVTVEEHIHVPDSGVDQAKLVLELQKENSELRQQLVRHQQKMLTLQAQSLAASPAPANAPSSVLVTPCSTQRKVKRSILSNNCFNTPESKKRETNSTVVQELQKTVKALKSEIEQLKKEHILQLKQKDDFIRDLITKYGLEGQREKRVVTSSKACKGKSSVTSEKELKSPSHRFASPVPTAKKRSFWDITTGNSPSIIALNGRKTRSHVAAEALPTPSMLLQPGFARQRPDVLKNLLK, encoded by the exons ATGCCGGTTTCCACCCGGGGGCAAATCTCGGCGTGCCGCGATGGGTTGCCATCGGCATGTCAAGATCGCGAGGGGCAGCCGGAGAGGGCGCGGCTCCTCCGAGATCCGCACCGCGGCCTCCGCGACAAGCTGAGGGCGCTCACCCTCATGTACGAGCAGCAGAGAAGCCATGCGGCAGCAAGGACGACGGGCAGCAGCATCGACTCACGCGTCCTCGCTTCCCACCACCCCAGCGTGGAGCTGGTGGACTCCGGTCGTCGCAGGTGGAAGATGGAGAATGAAATACCTCATGAGCCAGAGGATCGAGAGCCGATCAGACCGGAGATCAAGAACCGCATTATGTTCCCGGAATCTGAGGCCGCGAAGGAGAACCGCGAGGTCCGTGACCAGAACAGGATCATCGTGTTCTCGTCTTCCAGTCCCAACAAGGTGACAGAAGTGACCTCAGGCGCTGAGGAGGTAGCAGCCAAGAAGCTCTCACTGCGGGAGTTGATCAGCGCCGGTATGCAATCGGAAGGGAGGATCGAGAGAGGAAAGACAGATTATCGGGTGGCGACAGCAGTGGAGACAGGGAGCCAGGAAAGCAGGGGGAACCAATTTAAGACTGAGGAGAGTAGGGAGGGTGGAGGGAGCCGGATCAATGTCTTCGTCCGGCTTAGACCAATGGCAAAGAAGGAGAAGGACGCTGGCTCACGGTGCTGTGTCAAGATCGTGAACAGGAAAGATGTTTACTTGACTGAGTTTGCATCTGAGACAGATTATCTCCGTCTGAAGAGGGTCAGAGGACGACATTTCTGCTTTGACGCCTCATTTCCGGACTCAACTTCGCAGCAAGAAGTCTACACCACTAC CACTTCAGATCTTGTTGAAGGTGTTCTACAAGGGAGGAATGGTTCAGTATTCTGCTACGGTGCAACTGGAGCTGGTAAAACATACACAATGCTAGGAACAATAGAGAATCCTGGTGTGATGGTTCTAGCTATCAAGGATCTCTTTTCCAAGATTAGGCAGCGGAGTTACGATGGGGATCACTCTGTTCAGCTTTCTTACCTGGAAGTTTACAATGAGACTGTTAGAGATTTGTTATCCCCTGGTAGACCACTTGTCTTGAGAGAAGATAAACAG GGAATTGTAGCTGCCGGCCTTACACAATACAGAGCTTACACAACAGATGAG GTAATGTCATTGCTTCAGCAAGGCAATCAAAATAGGACCACTGAACCAACTAGAGTCAATGAAACATCTTCGCGGTCTCATGCAATACTTCAG GTTGTTGCAGAATACAAGTGCAATGATTCAGGTAGCATCATAAAACGTATTGGGAAACTTTCACTAATTGATCTAGCTGGTTCAGAGAGGGCTCTAGCAACTGATCAACGGACTCAGAGATCCATAGAAGGTGCAAACATCAATCGCTCCCTCCTTGCTTTAAGCAGTTGTATCAATGCCCTTGTGGAGGGAAAGAAGCACATACCTTACCGGAATTCAAAGCTCACCCAACTTCTCAAGGATTCTTTAGGAGGGCCTTGCAACACTGTCATGATTGCCAATATAAGTCCCAGCAATCTTTCTTTTGGTGAAACGCAGAATACGCTTCATTGGGCTGATCGTGCCAAGGAGATAAAAACAAAG GGATGTGTGACAGTTGAGGAACATATACATGTGCCAGATTCTGGAGTAGATCAAGCTAAACTAGTACTAGAGTTgcaaaaagagaacagtgaactGCGGCAGCAATTGGTTCGCCACCAGCAAAAGATGCTGACCCTTCAAGCGCAATCATTGGCAGCTTCACCTGCACCTGCCAATGCACCATCTTCTGTTCTCGTTACTCCATGCTCAACCCAAAGAAAAGTCAAGCGATCTATCTTATCTAACAACTGCTTCAACACACcagagagcaagaaaagagagaCAAATAGCACAGTAGTCCAAGAACTACAGAAGACTGTTAAGGCTTTGAAGAGTGAGATAGAGCAACTAAAGAAAGAGCATATTCTCCAGCTTAAGCAGAAAGATGATTTTATTCGTGACTTGATAACAAAGTATGGTCTCGAAGGACAACGGGAGAAGAGAGTTGTCACAAGTTCAAAAGCCTGTAAAGGAAAGAGCTCTGTAACATCGGAGAAGGAATTGAAGAGCCCAAGTCATCGTTTTGCTTCCCCTGTTCCCACTGCTAAAAAGCGAAGCTTCTGGGACATAACCACTGGCAATAGCCCTTCAATTATAGCCTTAAATGGAAGGAAAACTAGAAGCCATGTCGCTGCTGAGGCTCTTCCAACTCCCTCCATGCTACTTCAG CCGGGTTTTGCACGACAAAGACCTGATGTTTTGAAGAATTTGCTGAAATGA
- the LOC122020491 gene encoding glutathionyl-hydroquinone reductase YqjG-like isoform X1 yields the protein MICVSSASRYIVARSFSSSFKMSRSALDEMTESGAFNRTPSTFRNFISKEKTSQFPSETGRYHLYISYACPWASRCLSFLMLKGLEKDISYTAVKPIWERTKENDEHFGWVFPSSSTEEPGAEPDPLNGAKSIRELYELASTNYIGKYTVPVLWDKKLKTIVNNESAEIIRMLNTEFNDIADNPTLDLYPPHMQTKIDELNEWVYNTINNGVYKCGFAKKQGPYNEAVEKLYEALDKCEEILGKQRYICGNTLTETDIRLFVTLIRFDEVYTVHFKCNKKLLREYPNLFNYTKDIFQIPGMISSVNMAHIKQHYYGSHPSINPFGIIPIGPSVDYSSPHDRERFQS from the exons ATGATCTGCGTCTCATCTGCCTCGCGCTATATTGTTGCCcgatccttttcttcctccttcaag ATGTCTCGTTCAGCATTGGATGAGATGACAGAATCTGGTGCATTCAATCGCACACCATCAACCTTCCGCAATTTCATTTCCAAAGAGAAGACATCTCAATTTCCATCTGAAACTGGAAGGTATCACCTATATATATCATATGCATGTCCGTGGGCATCCAGATGTCTTTCTTTTCTGATGCTCAAGGGACTTGAAAAGGACATTAGTTACACA GCTGTAAAACCAATATGGGAAAGGACCAAGGAGAATGATGAGCATTTTGGATGGGTTTTTCCCTCTTCTAGTACAGAAGAACCAGGAGCAGAACCTGATCCTCTTAATGGTGCCAAAAGTATCAGGGAACTTTATGAGCTTGCTAGCACAAATTACATTGGAAAATATACTGTTCCA GTTCTATGGGATAAAAAACTCAAAACAATTGTGAACAATGAGAGTGCAGAAATAATCCGTATGTTAAATACTGAGTTCAATGACATAGCTGATAATCCAACCCTTGATTTATACCCCCCTCATATGCAAACCAAGATAGATGAGCTCAATGAATGGGTGTACAACACAATAAATAATGGGGTATACAAATGTGGCTTTGCCAAGAAACAAGGTCCTTACAATGAG GCTGTTGAAAAATTATATGAAGCATTAGACAAATGTGAGGAGATCCTTGGCAAGCAACGGTATATTTGTGGGAATACACTTACTGAAACTGATATTCGCTTGTTTGTTACTCTGATCAGGTTTGATGAG GTGTATACTGTTCACTTCAAATGCAACAAGAAACTCCTCCGTGAATACCCAAATTTGTTTAATTACACGAAGGACATATTCCAAATTCCAGGCATGATCAGTTCTGTCAACATGGCGCACATTAAGCAGCACTATTATGGAAGTCATCCTTCTATCAATCCATTTGGAATTATTCCAATTGGTCCAAGTGTAGATTATTCTTCTCCACATGACAGAGAAAGATTTCAATCTTGA
- the LOC122020491 gene encoding glutathionyl-hydroquinone reductase YqjG-like isoform X2, translating to MSRSALDEMTESGAFNRTPSTFRNFISKEKTSQFPSETGRYHLYISYACPWASRCLSFLMLKGLEKDISYTAVKPIWERTKENDEHFGWVFPSSSTEEPGAEPDPLNGAKSIRELYELASTNYIGKYTVPVLWDKKLKTIVNNESAEIIRMLNTEFNDIADNPTLDLYPPHMQTKIDELNEWVYNTINNGVYKCGFAKKQGPYNEAVEKLYEALDKCEEILGKQRYICGNTLTETDIRLFVTLIRFDEVYTVHFKCNKKLLREYPNLFNYTKDIFQIPGMISSVNMAHIKQHYYGSHPSINPFGIIPIGPSVDYSSPHDRERFQS from the exons ATGTCTCGTTCAGCATTGGATGAGATGACAGAATCTGGTGCATTCAATCGCACACCATCAACCTTCCGCAATTTCATTTCCAAAGAGAAGACATCTCAATTTCCATCTGAAACTGGAAGGTATCACCTATATATATCATATGCATGTCCGTGGGCATCCAGATGTCTTTCTTTTCTGATGCTCAAGGGACTTGAAAAGGACATTAGTTACACA GCTGTAAAACCAATATGGGAAAGGACCAAGGAGAATGATGAGCATTTTGGATGGGTTTTTCCCTCTTCTAGTACAGAAGAACCAGGAGCAGAACCTGATCCTCTTAATGGTGCCAAAAGTATCAGGGAACTTTATGAGCTTGCTAGCACAAATTACATTGGAAAATATACTGTTCCA GTTCTATGGGATAAAAAACTCAAAACAATTGTGAACAATGAGAGTGCAGAAATAATCCGTATGTTAAATACTGAGTTCAATGACATAGCTGATAATCCAACCCTTGATTTATACCCCCCTCATATGCAAACCAAGATAGATGAGCTCAATGAATGGGTGTACAACACAATAAATAATGGGGTATACAAATGTGGCTTTGCCAAGAAACAAGGTCCTTACAATGAG GCTGTTGAAAAATTATATGAAGCATTAGACAAATGTGAGGAGATCCTTGGCAAGCAACGGTATATTTGTGGGAATACACTTACTGAAACTGATATTCGCTTGTTTGTTACTCTGATCAGGTTTGATGAG GTGTATACTGTTCACTTCAAATGCAACAAGAAACTCCTCCGTGAATACCCAAATTTGTTTAATTACACGAAGGACATATTCCAAATTCCAGGCATGATCAGTTCTGTCAACATGGCGCACATTAAGCAGCACTATTATGGAAGTCATCCTTCTATCAATCCATTTGGAATTATTCCAATTGGTCCAAGTGTAGATTATTCTTCTCCACATGACAGAGAAAGATTTCAATCTTGA
- the LOC122020491 gene encoding glutathionyl-hydroquinone reductase YqjG-like isoform X3 — protein MICVSSASRYIVARSFSSSFKMSRSALDEMTESGAFNRTPSTFRNFISKEKTSQFPSETGRYHLYISYACPWASRCLSFLMLKGLEKDISYTAVKPIWERTKENDEHFGWVFPSSSTEEPGAEPDPLNGAKSIRELYELASTNYIGKYTVPVLWDKKLKTIVNNESAEIIRMLNTEFNDIADNPTLDLYPPHMQTKIDELNEWVYNTINNGVYKCGFAKKQGPYNEAVEKLYEALDKCEEILGKQRYICGNTLTETDIRLFVTLIRFDEEENHWHEDIKDGKLVEKD, from the exons ATGATCTGCGTCTCATCTGCCTCGCGCTATATTGTTGCCcgatccttttcttcctccttcaag ATGTCTCGTTCAGCATTGGATGAGATGACAGAATCTGGTGCATTCAATCGCACACCATCAACCTTCCGCAATTTCATTTCCAAAGAGAAGACATCTCAATTTCCATCTGAAACTGGAAGGTATCACCTATATATATCATATGCATGTCCGTGGGCATCCAGATGTCTTTCTTTTCTGATGCTCAAGGGACTTGAAAAGGACATTAGTTACACA GCTGTAAAACCAATATGGGAAAGGACCAAGGAGAATGATGAGCATTTTGGATGGGTTTTTCCCTCTTCTAGTACAGAAGAACCAGGAGCAGAACCTGATCCTCTTAATGGTGCCAAAAGTATCAGGGAACTTTATGAGCTTGCTAGCACAAATTACATTGGAAAATATACTGTTCCA GTTCTATGGGATAAAAAACTCAAAACAATTGTGAACAATGAGAGTGCAGAAATAATCCGTATGTTAAATACTGAGTTCAATGACATAGCTGATAATCCAACCCTTGATTTATACCCCCCTCATATGCAAACCAAGATAGATGAGCTCAATGAATGGGTGTACAACACAATAAATAATGGGGTATACAAATGTGGCTTTGCCAAGAAACAAGGTCCTTACAATGAG GCTGTTGAAAAATTATATGAAGCATTAGACAAATGTGAGGAGATCCTTGGCAAGCAACGGTATATTTGTGGGAATACACTTACTGAAACTGATATTCGCTTGTTTGTTACTCTGATCAGGTTTGATGAG GAGGAGAATCATTGGCATGAAGACATAAAGGACGGGAAGCTTGTCGAGAAAGACTGA